In Mobula hypostoma chromosome 24, sMobHyp1.1, whole genome shotgun sequence, a genomic segment contains:
- the ankle1 gene encoding ankyrin repeat and LEM domain-containing protein 1 isoform X2 — MMNGEHGVRRLHRALRQQDSRSLEKWLKEGADPSLVLPEGIAAIHLAVGQDTEGAVRCLKLLLQYGADPNVRSSEDLTPLHVAASWGCIKCVKLLLRNGADPSLLDQEGQSAIDLAREQGNVKCCQILQQYQDYSLLEDTAEDVPAFRYVGFRRVSSALCSFTNLAELGVTDSVLPGKPEEFDAVSRTWKTLSEGQWEFVSSAGALRNGSGGPLGEVTSVWSQACGQSISTKPPSLCEPSGIPEDGGEGKVGEDAEHASCVLLSTSLSRFGKFEEQALEGLVSEADSLKDHSPSDQDFRFQDAQGFVPETVRLLSDTSADDDSFLPPSAPGTPLPGIHRSATSTCPHPVTAEHSCAPQTLAVSLEEKEVFQGGGLTGNTEWLSELDCTCPLMTKSQSYVSPSNGLNMDSELLVRLPRGKGIDVTSPDHIYEFTHSSVTFLTDLDKTTAVIEGSLDHSQVSDRDGSLHIECVQSESGVSTSGDSPYRSCVSDPEVLASSVGNFSHMCRPQLDREDLMIPTDEGCLSTPAVSSAGYGGSSPSRCRSGIVLRLSDSVPRCNVSQRCPDSRQTPQFNGVQLIDENPAASPLSGGTVRSMYCLSSQTQCTAGQQDSPPAKPGARGSGWGGVTCTSGCWGRVEKEAMVPGDGIRSLPLMTPAEGTEEQSEPESRRARGSIPIGSQVEGEGVLGSSVSCSLSDQGPGGVLGQGDESNTRASSDQEHLLLGDGAVLQMRSMNIRPSEGGQPSFEQSLSPFVTIRTRKRLANPAPQICDSSLFDQSIPMPTRTRRVRRQQEDAGTRSSWFCPSGSVSRDGEGEDGSLSPTNFSAEEDADFDTVPFVLCDGDKPASGQALESAAAHTVPFSIEREAGVLPLSCDEHGNRLSLRRRGLASSGEEQQTPALPPRESPAEPEKNQVGPLASGQVGPTLGLNGAVENERCDPALKAVTLCSPAGTVKVADGSSVSGLAEFPGIPRHRSMVCPCLVPLSGGLDAQGWYCGMPECASSSRSEDPRAISNHSTGLVASQLSHTECEGPLSDHPVSLSPGGRPVSCGAGEAVEYLYTDAKGSPALIECCLPSRDVICQNTTTPSPEDTILYDWKAYRRAEEKENIPQSDEGLPPHLQLLSNRQILGQLREYGEDPGPVTDLTRAVYLLRLHEVQKQPRPRTAGYSPELAQSLEKFVFPDCSQDEMALVQQFDQPDPKRRWREGVVKSSFNYLLLDPRVTKNLPTRCHVLCPAECFRTFISSIFYVGKGKRSRSYSHVCEALKHFKGGNRQVNAKLKHIMDIWESGHGVISLHCFQNVIPVEAYTREACMVDALSLRTLTNRKRGDYYGLVATWPLRRRRQLGVHMLKRAMEILLAEGERQLRPADV, encoded by the exons GTCCTTGGAGAAATGGCTGAAGGAGGGAGCAGATCCCAGCCTGGTGCTGCCAGAGGGAATTGCAGCCATTCACCTGGCCGTGGGACAGGACACGGAAGGCGCAGTACGCTGTTTAAAACTTCTCCTGCAGTATGGAGCTGATCCCAATGTCAG ATCATCTGAGGATCTCACTCCATTACACGTCGCTGCTTCCTGGGGATGTATCAAATGTGTGAAGCTGTTGCTGAGGAACGGAGCAGATCCGAGTCTGCTGGACCAG GAGGGACAAAGTGCCATTGACCTGGCCAGGGAGCAGGGGAATGTGAAATGCTGCCAGATTCTACAGCAGTACCAGGACTACAGTCTGCTCGAGGACACTGCGGAAGACGTACCAGCCTTTCGCTATG TGGGTTTTCGAAGAGTGAGCAGTGCTCTTTGTTCCTTCACCAACCTGGCCGAGCTTGGTGTCACTGACTCCGTACTACCTGGAAAACCTGAGGAGTTTGACGCAGTCAGCAGAACGTGGAAAACCTTGTCTGAGGGTCAGTGGGAGTTTGTGTCCTCTGCTGGTGCACTAAGGAATGGCTCCGGTGGTCCTTTGGGAGAAGTCACATCGGTTTGGTCTCAGGCCTGCGGACAATCAATATCTACAAAGCCACCCAGTTTGTGTGAACCCAGTGGTATTCCTGAAGACGGAGGTGAAGGGAAAGTTGGTGAAGATGCAGAACATGCCAGCTGTGTGTTACTGAGTACCAGCCTGTCTCGTTTTGGGAAGTTTGAGGAGCAGGCTTTGGAAGGATTGGTTTCTGAGGCTGACTCTCTGAAAGACCATTCACCATCAGACCAAGATTTCAGATTCCAAGATGCTCAGGGCTTTGTTCCTGAAACTGTCAGACTGCTCTCGGACACTTCAGCAGATGATGACAGCTTTCTGCCTCCATCTGCCCCAGGAACCCCTCTCCCTGGGATCCACAGATCAGCTACCTCCACCTGTCCTCACCCTGTCACAGCAGAACACTCGTGTGCTCCACAAACCTTGGCTGTTTCACTTGAAGAAAAGGAAGTTTTCCAGGGTGGTGGCCTCACCGGTAACACTGAGTGGCTCTCAGAGCTGGACTGTACCTGTCCTCTGATGACGAAATCCCAATCCTACGTATCTCCATCCAATGGATTGAACATGGATTCTGAGCTTCTGGTGAGACTGCCCAGGGGCAAAGGCATTGATGTGACCTCCCCAGACCATATCTATGAATTTACGCATTCGAGTGTGACCTTCTTAACGGATTTGGACAAAACCACTGCAGTTATTGAAGGCAGTTTAGACCACAGCCAGGTCTCAGATCGTGATGgctctctgcacattgagtgtgtCCAGTCTGAAAGTGGTGTTTCGACATCTGGAGACAGCCCCTATCGTAGCTGTGTCAGTGATCCTGAAGTCTTGGCCAGTTCAGTGGGAAACTTCAGCCACATGTGTCGACCACAACTGGACAGGGAAGATCTGATGATCCCAACGGACGAGGGCTGCCTGTCCACACCAGCAGTTTCTTCAGCCGGTTACGGGGGTTCTTCTCCTTCAAGGTGTCGAAGCGGAATTGTCCTACGGCTGTCCGATTCCGTGCCAAGATGCAATGTCTCCCAGCGTTGTCCAGACTCCAGGCAGACACCCCAGTTCAATGGTGTCCAGCTAATTGACGAAAATCCGGCTGCCAGCCCTTTGTCAGGGGGTACTGTACGGTCCATGTATTGTCTGAGTTCCCAAACTCAGTGTACTGCTGGCCAGCAGGACAGCCCACCGGCCAAGCCAGGAGCCAgagggagtgggtgggggggagtcACCTGCACCAGTGGCTGTTGGGGCCGGGTGGAGAAAGAAGCAATGGTTCCTGGTGACGGAATTCGATCTCTCCCCCTGATGACCCCAGCCGAGGGCACCGAGGAGCAGAGCGAGCCGGAAAGTCGGCGAGCCAGAGGGTCCATTCCCATTGGAAGTCAGGTGGAAGGCGAGGGTGTCCTGGGTTCCAGCGTGAGTTGTTCACTTTCTGACCAAGGCCCTGGGGGAGTACTCGGCCAGGGGGACGAGAGCAACACACGAGCAAGCTCGGACCAGGAACATCTGCTGCTGGGAGACGGAGCTGTCTTGCAAATGAGATCCATGAACATCAGACCTTCTGAGGGAGGACAGCCATCGTTTGAGCAAAGCCTGTCACCTTTTGTTACCATACGCACCAGGAAACGATTGGCCAACCCGGCACCTCAGATCTGTGACTCTTCGCTCTTCGACCAGAGCATTCCCATGCCGACCAGAACCAGGCGAGTACGAAGGCAGCAGGAGGATGCGGGGACTCGTTCCAGCTGGTTCTGTCCCTCTGGTAGTGTGTCTCgggatggggagggtgaggatggctccctctcccccactaacTTTTCAGCTGAAGAAGATGCAGACTTTGACACCGTCCCCTTTGTCCTGTGTGACGGTGACAAGCCAGCCAGTGGCCAGGCATTGGAGTCAGCAGCTGCCCACACAGTCCCCTTTTCCATAGAAAGAGAGGCTGGAGTCCTCCCTTTGTCCTGTGATGAACATGGCAACAGGTTGAGTCTGCGGAGAAGAGGTCTGGCCAGCAGTGGGGAGGAGCAACAGACCCCAGCCCTTCCCCCTCGGGAGAGCCCTGCTGAACCAGAGAAGAACCAAGTGGGCCCACTGGCCAGCGGGCAGGTGGGGCCAACATTGGGATTGAATGGTGCCGTTGAGAACGAGCGCTGTGACCCAGCACTGAAAGCCGTCACCCTGTGCTCTCCCGCGGGTACTGTGAAGGTGGCGGACGGCTCCAGCGTGAGTGGACTGGCAGAGTTCCCTGGCATTCCCAGACACCGATCTATGGTGTGTCCATGTCTGGTGCCACTCAGTGGAGGACTGGATGCTCAGGGCTGGTACTGCGGTATGCCTGAGTGTGCCAGTAGTTCACGGTCAGAGGATCCGAGAGCAATCTCCAACCATTCCACAGGACTGGTGGCAAGCCAGCTGTCTCACACAGAGTGTGAGGGTCCCCTCAGTGACCACCCAGTCTCGCTGTCGCCCGGCGGACGTCCAGTCAGCTGTGGAGCGGGCGAGGCGGTGGAGTATCTATACACTGATGCCAAGGGTAGCCCCGCCCTGATCGAGTGTTGCCTCCCCTCCAGGGATGTCATTTGCCAAAACACAACCACCCCCAGCCCTGAGGACACCATTCTCTATGATTGGAAGGCCTATCGGAGGGCTGAGGAGAAGGAGAACATCCCGCAGAGTGATGAGGGGTTGCCTCCTCACCTGCAGCTCCTGTCCAACAGGCAGATCCTCGGGCAGCTGCGGGAGTATGGGGAGGACCCTGGGCCTGTGACCGACCTGACCAGGGCTGTTTATCTGCTCCGGCTGCACGAGGTACAGAAGCAGCCCCGTCCCCGGACAGCAG GCTACAGCCCTGAGCTAGCTCAGAGTTTGGAGAAGTTTGTCTTCCCGGATTGCAGTCAGGATGAAATGGCGTTAGTGCAACAGTTTGACCAGCCGGACCCCAAGCGCCGGTGGAGGGAAGGTGTGGTCAAGTCCAGCTTCAACTACCTACTGCTCGACCCCAG GGTGACGAAGAATCTGCCAACTCGCTGTCATGTCCTGTGCCCAGCAGAGTGTTTCCGAACGTTCATCAGCTCCATCTTCTACGTGGGCAAAGGCAAGCGTTCTCGGTCGTACTCACACGTCTGCGAGGCACTGAAGCATTTCAAAGGTGGAAACCGGCAG gtgaatgccaaactgaagcaCATCATGGACATCTGGGAGAGTGGACATGGGGTGATCTCCTTGCACTGTTTCCAGAACGTTATCCCGGTGGAGGCCTACACACGGGAAGCCTGTATGGTCGATGCTCTGA GCCTGCGGACACTGACCAACAGGAAACGTGGG
- the ankle1 gene encoding ankyrin repeat and LEM domain-containing protein 1 isoform X1, which translates to MWRRQRKLLWTSGRCRQIIPLCEYMAPPQRESLEKWLKEGADPSLVLPEGIAAIHLAVGQDTEGAVRCLKLLLQYGADPNVRSSEDLTPLHVAASWGCIKCVKLLLRNGADPSLLDQEGQSAIDLAREQGNVKCCQILQQYQDYSLLEDTAEDVPAFRYVGFRRVSSALCSFTNLAELGVTDSVLPGKPEEFDAVSRTWKTLSEGQWEFVSSAGALRNGSGGPLGEVTSVWSQACGQSISTKPPSLCEPSGIPEDGGEGKVGEDAEHASCVLLSTSLSRFGKFEEQALEGLVSEADSLKDHSPSDQDFRFQDAQGFVPETVRLLSDTSADDDSFLPPSAPGTPLPGIHRSATSTCPHPVTAEHSCAPQTLAVSLEEKEVFQGGGLTGNTEWLSELDCTCPLMTKSQSYVSPSNGLNMDSELLVRLPRGKGIDVTSPDHIYEFTHSSVTFLTDLDKTTAVIEGSLDHSQVSDRDGSLHIECVQSESGVSTSGDSPYRSCVSDPEVLASSVGNFSHMCRPQLDREDLMIPTDEGCLSTPAVSSAGYGGSSPSRCRSGIVLRLSDSVPRCNVSQRCPDSRQTPQFNGVQLIDENPAASPLSGGTVRSMYCLSSQTQCTAGQQDSPPAKPGARGSGWGGVTCTSGCWGRVEKEAMVPGDGIRSLPLMTPAEGTEEQSEPESRRARGSIPIGSQVEGEGVLGSSVSCSLSDQGPGGVLGQGDESNTRASSDQEHLLLGDGAVLQMRSMNIRPSEGGQPSFEQSLSPFVTIRTRKRLANPAPQICDSSLFDQSIPMPTRTRRVRRQQEDAGTRSSWFCPSGSVSRDGEGEDGSLSPTNFSAEEDADFDTVPFVLCDGDKPASGQALESAAAHTVPFSIEREAGVLPLSCDEHGNRLSLRRRGLASSGEEQQTPALPPRESPAEPEKNQVGPLASGQVGPTLGLNGAVENERCDPALKAVTLCSPAGTVKVADGSSVSGLAEFPGIPRHRSMVCPCLVPLSGGLDAQGWYCGMPECASSSRSEDPRAISNHSTGLVASQLSHTECEGPLSDHPVSLSPGGRPVSCGAGEAVEYLYTDAKGSPALIECCLPSRDVICQNTTTPSPEDTILYDWKAYRRAEEKENIPQSDEGLPPHLQLLSNRQILGQLREYGEDPGPVTDLTRAVYLLRLHEVQKQPRPRTAGYSPELAQSLEKFVFPDCSQDEMALVQQFDQPDPKRRWREGVVKSSFNYLLLDPRVTKNLPTRCHVLCPAECFRTFISSIFYVGKGKRSRSYSHVCEALKHFKGGNRQVNAKLKHIMDIWESGHGVISLHCFQNVIPVEAYTREACMVDALSLRTLTNRKRGDYYGLVATWPLRRRRQLGVHMLKRAMEILLAEGERQLRPADV; encoded by the exons GTCCTTGGAGAAATGGCTGAAGGAGGGAGCAGATCCCAGCCTGGTGCTGCCAGAGGGAATTGCAGCCATTCACCTGGCCGTGGGACAGGACACGGAAGGCGCAGTACGCTGTTTAAAACTTCTCCTGCAGTATGGAGCTGATCCCAATGTCAG ATCATCTGAGGATCTCACTCCATTACACGTCGCTGCTTCCTGGGGATGTATCAAATGTGTGAAGCTGTTGCTGAGGAACGGAGCAGATCCGAGTCTGCTGGACCAG GAGGGACAAAGTGCCATTGACCTGGCCAGGGAGCAGGGGAATGTGAAATGCTGCCAGATTCTACAGCAGTACCAGGACTACAGTCTGCTCGAGGACACTGCGGAAGACGTACCAGCCTTTCGCTATG TGGGTTTTCGAAGAGTGAGCAGTGCTCTTTGTTCCTTCACCAACCTGGCCGAGCTTGGTGTCACTGACTCCGTACTACCTGGAAAACCTGAGGAGTTTGACGCAGTCAGCAGAACGTGGAAAACCTTGTCTGAGGGTCAGTGGGAGTTTGTGTCCTCTGCTGGTGCACTAAGGAATGGCTCCGGTGGTCCTTTGGGAGAAGTCACATCGGTTTGGTCTCAGGCCTGCGGACAATCAATATCTACAAAGCCACCCAGTTTGTGTGAACCCAGTGGTATTCCTGAAGACGGAGGTGAAGGGAAAGTTGGTGAAGATGCAGAACATGCCAGCTGTGTGTTACTGAGTACCAGCCTGTCTCGTTTTGGGAAGTTTGAGGAGCAGGCTTTGGAAGGATTGGTTTCTGAGGCTGACTCTCTGAAAGACCATTCACCATCAGACCAAGATTTCAGATTCCAAGATGCTCAGGGCTTTGTTCCTGAAACTGTCAGACTGCTCTCGGACACTTCAGCAGATGATGACAGCTTTCTGCCTCCATCTGCCCCAGGAACCCCTCTCCCTGGGATCCACAGATCAGCTACCTCCACCTGTCCTCACCCTGTCACAGCAGAACACTCGTGTGCTCCACAAACCTTGGCTGTTTCACTTGAAGAAAAGGAAGTTTTCCAGGGTGGTGGCCTCACCGGTAACACTGAGTGGCTCTCAGAGCTGGACTGTACCTGTCCTCTGATGACGAAATCCCAATCCTACGTATCTCCATCCAATGGATTGAACATGGATTCTGAGCTTCTGGTGAGACTGCCCAGGGGCAAAGGCATTGATGTGACCTCCCCAGACCATATCTATGAATTTACGCATTCGAGTGTGACCTTCTTAACGGATTTGGACAAAACCACTGCAGTTATTGAAGGCAGTTTAGACCACAGCCAGGTCTCAGATCGTGATGgctctctgcacattgagtgtgtCCAGTCTGAAAGTGGTGTTTCGACATCTGGAGACAGCCCCTATCGTAGCTGTGTCAGTGATCCTGAAGTCTTGGCCAGTTCAGTGGGAAACTTCAGCCACATGTGTCGACCACAACTGGACAGGGAAGATCTGATGATCCCAACGGACGAGGGCTGCCTGTCCACACCAGCAGTTTCTTCAGCCGGTTACGGGGGTTCTTCTCCTTCAAGGTGTCGAAGCGGAATTGTCCTACGGCTGTCCGATTCCGTGCCAAGATGCAATGTCTCCCAGCGTTGTCCAGACTCCAGGCAGACACCCCAGTTCAATGGTGTCCAGCTAATTGACGAAAATCCGGCTGCCAGCCCTTTGTCAGGGGGTACTGTACGGTCCATGTATTGTCTGAGTTCCCAAACTCAGTGTACTGCTGGCCAGCAGGACAGCCCACCGGCCAAGCCAGGAGCCAgagggagtgggtgggggggagtcACCTGCACCAGTGGCTGTTGGGGCCGGGTGGAGAAAGAAGCAATGGTTCCTGGTGACGGAATTCGATCTCTCCCCCTGATGACCCCAGCCGAGGGCACCGAGGAGCAGAGCGAGCCGGAAAGTCGGCGAGCCAGAGGGTCCATTCCCATTGGAAGTCAGGTGGAAGGCGAGGGTGTCCTGGGTTCCAGCGTGAGTTGTTCACTTTCTGACCAAGGCCCTGGGGGAGTACTCGGCCAGGGGGACGAGAGCAACACACGAGCAAGCTCGGACCAGGAACATCTGCTGCTGGGAGACGGAGCTGTCTTGCAAATGAGATCCATGAACATCAGACCTTCTGAGGGAGGACAGCCATCGTTTGAGCAAAGCCTGTCACCTTTTGTTACCATACGCACCAGGAAACGATTGGCCAACCCGGCACCTCAGATCTGTGACTCTTCGCTCTTCGACCAGAGCATTCCCATGCCGACCAGAACCAGGCGAGTACGAAGGCAGCAGGAGGATGCGGGGACTCGTTCCAGCTGGTTCTGTCCCTCTGGTAGTGTGTCTCgggatggggagggtgaggatggctccctctcccccactaacTTTTCAGCTGAAGAAGATGCAGACTTTGACACCGTCCCCTTTGTCCTGTGTGACGGTGACAAGCCAGCCAGTGGCCAGGCATTGGAGTCAGCAGCTGCCCACACAGTCCCCTTTTCCATAGAAAGAGAGGCTGGAGTCCTCCCTTTGTCCTGTGATGAACATGGCAACAGGTTGAGTCTGCGGAGAAGAGGTCTGGCCAGCAGTGGGGAGGAGCAACAGACCCCAGCCCTTCCCCCTCGGGAGAGCCCTGCTGAACCAGAGAAGAACCAAGTGGGCCCACTGGCCAGCGGGCAGGTGGGGCCAACATTGGGATTGAATGGTGCCGTTGAGAACGAGCGCTGTGACCCAGCACTGAAAGCCGTCACCCTGTGCTCTCCCGCGGGTACTGTGAAGGTGGCGGACGGCTCCAGCGTGAGTGGACTGGCAGAGTTCCCTGGCATTCCCAGACACCGATCTATGGTGTGTCCATGTCTGGTGCCACTCAGTGGAGGACTGGATGCTCAGGGCTGGTACTGCGGTATGCCTGAGTGTGCCAGTAGTTCACGGTCAGAGGATCCGAGAGCAATCTCCAACCATTCCACAGGACTGGTGGCAAGCCAGCTGTCTCACACAGAGTGTGAGGGTCCCCTCAGTGACCACCCAGTCTCGCTGTCGCCCGGCGGACGTCCAGTCAGCTGTGGAGCGGGCGAGGCGGTGGAGTATCTATACACTGATGCCAAGGGTAGCCCCGCCCTGATCGAGTGTTGCCTCCCCTCCAGGGATGTCATTTGCCAAAACACAACCACCCCCAGCCCTGAGGACACCATTCTCTATGATTGGAAGGCCTATCGGAGGGCTGAGGAGAAGGAGAACATCCCGCAGAGTGATGAGGGGTTGCCTCCTCACCTGCAGCTCCTGTCCAACAGGCAGATCCTCGGGCAGCTGCGGGAGTATGGGGAGGACCCTGGGCCTGTGACCGACCTGACCAGGGCTGTTTATCTGCTCCGGCTGCACGAGGTACAGAAGCAGCCCCGTCCCCGGACAGCAG GCTACAGCCCTGAGCTAGCTCAGAGTTTGGAGAAGTTTGTCTTCCCGGATTGCAGTCAGGATGAAATGGCGTTAGTGCAACAGTTTGACCAGCCGGACCCCAAGCGCCGGTGGAGGGAAGGTGTGGTCAAGTCCAGCTTCAACTACCTACTGCTCGACCCCAG GGTGACGAAGAATCTGCCAACTCGCTGTCATGTCCTGTGCCCAGCAGAGTGTTTCCGAACGTTCATCAGCTCCATCTTCTACGTGGGCAAAGGCAAGCGTTCTCGGTCGTACTCACACGTCTGCGAGGCACTGAAGCATTTCAAAGGTGGAAACCGGCAG gtgaatgccaaactgaagcaCATCATGGACATCTGGGAGAGTGGACATGGGGTGATCTCCTTGCACTGTTTCCAGAACGTTATCCCGGTGGAGGCCTACACACGGGAAGCCTGTATGGTCGATGCTCTGA GCCTGCGGACACTGACCAACAGGAAACGTGGG